DNA from Roseimicrobium sp. ORNL1:
TCCCACCTTTCGCATTCCCTTGTCCTAATCCGACCTCTTCATTTTATTTTCGTTTCCCCAAACACCAAACCTACACCGCTAGCAACCCATGGCAGACATCCAGACCAGCGCCTCCGACAAGAAGGAGAAGGAATATTTCACCGACATCCCGCAGGAGGCCCCTGGCTTCTTCCTCAAGGGCTCCCACCAGTATGACTGGGGTCTCAAGAACCGCCTGAGCAAGGTTTTCAATCCCAAGGACGGCCGCACCGTGATGCTCGCGTTCGACCACGGCTACTTCCAGGGCCCCACCACGGGTCTTGAGCGCGTTGACCAGACCATCCTCCCGCTTGAGCCGTATGCGGATTGCCTCATGCTCACCCGCGGCATCCAGCGCAGCGTGATTCCTGCCTCCACCACGAAGGCCATCGCCCTCCGCGCCAGCGGCGGCACCAGCATGGTGAGCCCCATGGAAGAGTGGGAAGGCGAAGTCGGCGACAAGAAGTTCAAGCTTCAGCGCCCCGGATTTGAGCCGCTCTCCAACGAGAGCACAGCGCTCAACATCGAGGAAGCCATTCGTCTCAATGCCTCCATCCTTGCCGTGCAGGTCTTCGTGGGCAGTGCGTATGAGCGCCAGTCCCTGAAGAACATGACCGACCTCGTGGATGCCGCCAGCCGCTATGGCATCGGCGTCATGGGCGTCGTGGCCGTCGGCCGCGCCATGGCTCGCAATGCCCAGTACTTCCGCCTCGCCACCCGCATCATGGCGGAACTCGGCGCGAACGTCGTGAAGTGCTACTACACGGAAGAAGGCTTTGAGACCATCACGAGCTGCTGTCCCGTGCCGATCGTCATCGCCGGTGGCAAGAAGCTTCCCGAGCTCGACGCACTGAAGATGAGCTACAACGCCATCCAGCAGGGCGCGAACGGCGTGGACATGGGCCGCAACATCTTCCAGAGCGATGATCCCATCGCCATGATGCAGGCCGTGCGCGGCGTCGTGCACGAAGGCCTCACCCCCGAGCAGGGCTTCCAGAAATACCAGGACCTCAAGGGCAAGCGCTAAGCGCTGCGCTGAGAGTTATTTGAATGAGAGAGCCGCCTCGTGAGAGGCGGCTCTTTTGTTATTGCGCGTCGTCGCTAGACTCTGTCTTGGAGCGCGTCCGCCACCACTGGCACACGGCTACGAATGCCATGACGCAAGAGAGAGGGACAATCGGGATGAATACGAAAGGAAAGATGATCCCGAACGTCGTGGTATGGACGACCGTCCACGACCAGGCAATGATGCGCTCACGGTTGGTGAAATACCTGTCGATGGTGAACCAGATGAAAGGAGCTGGGAGCAGCGCGAAGCACACCCAGTACATTTCGATGGGTGCGGATTTCTTTTCCACGCTTTTCCAAAGCCGGCGCCCGGGTTCTACGGCGAGATGAAGCAGGGCAGGAAAGAGCGGCATCAGAGCCCAGCGAAGTGAAAAGTCTGCCGATGAAACCCTATTGAGACTGGGTATGCAAAGCGACGAGGCTATCGCAATGGCATCCATCAAAACGAACAGCATCATCAGCAACTGACCCAGAGGAAAAGTCCGCAGGAGCAGCCATGCCCACAATCCAAGGGTGAGTGTGAACGAAATGATCGGCAACCCAAGCGACATCAGATAGTACCGCTCAGCCATCTCCGGCAAGGTGATCGCGAAGGCCGCGATGACCGTCAGCATCCAGCTCAGGGCAAGATATCGCTGCCACTTGGGAAACTTCTCTCCCAAGGTGAACCACGACCAGAACACGGGAAACACACCCACGCCCGTCCAGAAGAACGCGGCACTACGCCTATCGCGAGGAGTGAGGATGAGGGTTTGTGTCACGGTGCGATGAGGGGTTCGGGGTTTCCCCGCCAATTCCATTGGAAGTACCATTCCACTTTTCCATTCCACAGGCGTTCGCGCCGAAGGGCAAGATGCAGGAACGCTGGCACGATTGGCAGGACTGCAAACGCCCAGGCAAATGGCAGGATCGCAAGCCGGTCAAGAGTGCTGATAACCATGTAAGAGTGGCTCAACACCCCGCACACCAACAACTGGAGCGGCAAGGGCATTTCCGCAATGCGGAGGAAAAGCCACACAAACAATCCAAAGGTCACACAAAGCGGGATGATGGGAAAGGTGAGTGCCAGCATCTCAAGCCGGGCCTCCACCGGCGCCCAGTGGGACACGACCATGCCCAAGACGACCAGCAACCACCCTAACGCGAGGTATCGCTGCCACTTTGGGAATTGCCTTCCCATGGTGAACCATGACCAGAACACCGGAAACACGCCAACGCCCAGCCAGAAGAACGCAGCACTGCGGCGGTCGCGAGGCGTGAGAATGAGTGTCTGCGCTGTCATAACCTGGGGCAACTCACCCCTCTGAACCTCCCTCCGGGAGCCGTTGCTGGGTCTTCGCCACGGATGTCACAAGATGCAAAAGGGCAGGCGCGAAAGGCAGAGCGGCCCATTTGCAGGAGAAGTCTTGTTCCATTGCCTGGGTCATAAGGCGCGATAGGAGCAATGGTGCTACACCGCCCGCTACAACGCAGAACAAAAACCAATCAACAAAGGAGAAGGTTCGGATCGCCAGCCAGAGGCAAAGACCAAGTGTCACTAGAAGTGAAACCAAGGGCAATCCAAGTAACAACGCTTTATACCGTTCGGACATTTGTGGGCTGGCGAGCGCAAATGCCACGAGTGTTGTCACCATCCATCCCAGTGCGAGACAGCGTTGCCAAGATGCAAACTTCCTTTCGAAGGTGAACCAAGACCAGAAAATGGGAAAGACACCGACGCCCAGCCAGAAGAAAACGGTACTGCGACGATCTCGCGGAGTAAGGATGAATATCTGTTCCATATCCGTGCCCTGTTGGAGGCATTCCATCACGCCACGAATTTTTTGTCGAGCTACTTCTTCTCCGTCTTGGGTTTCATTTTCGTGAGCACACATTCCTCAGGGAAGTAATGCTGCCCCGTTGAGTTGGTAATCTTCCACTCCAGCTTGCCCTTTACGATCTTCATCTCGGCATCCCCTTCGCCATCGCCGTAGCCGCTTTTGAATTTCACCTTGGCCACGCCGTTCACAATAGTACCGGTGATGGAGGGCGGACTGTCGAATTCCTTCAGCACCGTGTCCACACGCCGACCGCCGTCGACCACGGAGTTGTGATAACCTTCGATCTTGTCTCCCGTCTGCACGAGGTCGAAGCCGAAGCCGCTTTCTTTGGTTTGGAAATTCCATGAGCCCGAGAAGTCAGGCGTGGCCACTGGCTCAGCAGGCTTCTTCTTATCCTCAGCGTGGAGGGAGATACACAGAAAAGCAGCACAAAGGAACAAAGCGCACTTCACAAAACCACGACGGCACCGACTCAGATTCACGCTCAACATCATCATGGATGCGTGTTTATCACGAGCCCCGCTTCGTGCAACGCTTGATGCGTTTACGATTGGCGTGAACGAAGCGCGCATCTCGCAGGGAGCGGCACTAGCCTAGTGCCGGTGGTAAGTCTCTTGGGGCGGAGCCTCATTTTTCAACGACACAAACCATGGTTCCCTCTGCGTGATGCAACCTGAATGACGGCACTAGGCTAGTGCCGCTCCCTGCGAATTCTCGTCTCCTGTCTTGGGAGATGTTACATGCAGAATGATTTCTATACCCCCTCCGTCTCCCGACCTTCCCACGGAGTCCTGCGAATGACATTGTTCAGGATATAGAACGCACCACCCATCACCGCTGCTTCCGCCGCAAGAAATGCCCAGAACCATCCTTCCTTCCACGTCCACCACGAGGCTCCACCGATGAAGGCGGAGACGAGGGTGACAGCCAGCATCAGCACACATCCCATGCCGGGGTCGCGTTGTTCTTCGGGTGGCTTCGAAAGCGGCAGCCATGTGCCCATAAGGGCGGGCGTGAGTGAGAAGGCGGGCAGGAAAAAAAGCGCGGGCAGCATCATCGCCAATGGCACGGGCGATTTTTGGATGATGGCCATGACCACAGCCTGCAACACCAGCATGGGCAGGGTGAGCAGCGCCAGCACGGCTTTGCGCGTGCCATGAAAGAGCGGCGCCCAGTGGGGCAGGGGAGCAATGTGGAAAAGCGCCGTGGCCCGCCAGTGCTCCGACCGCTGAAGCAGGAGCATGGCCTGCAGCGGGATGATGCCCATGTAGCAGGCCATGAAGGACTGCAGCCAGGAGAATTTCTCCGGTCCATATTGCTGCCCACCGGTGGAGGTCAGGACCATGATGAAAGGCATCACCAGCAGCGGAGCGATGCCGGGATACAGTCGCAGCTTCATCTCGCGGTCGCGGAAGATATACGCGGTCGTGAGCATGAAGGCCTGCTTCTCCGTGATGTCACGCAGCCACCAGCGCAGCAGCGGAAAATTGAGCAGAGCCTTGAGACGCTTCCCTCGTGGTTGGGTGGCGGACTCCGCAGGACTCGCCATTTCATTGAGTGCCATCAGGCCCTTGCCATAGGCGGAGCCCAGCACGCCAAAGGCCAGCCAGCTCACCAACGCCGTGGCGCCGAGTCCCGTACCCGCGGCAATCCACAACCGTGGCGAGGAGCCCGATCCCGAAATGACCGAGTCCAGCGCCCCGAACCACACCGGAGGCAGCGCCATCGCCCAAGGACTGAAGGCCTCGATGCTGGTGAGGTCCTTCATACCGAGCGCGCGTGGCAGCACCTGGCCACCCACCACCATCACCACCGCCAGCAGGGATTGCAGGCCCGCGAGCACATTGTCCAGCCGCTCACGGCCCATCCACTTGAGACACAGGTTGTACACCAGCACGATGCACGCGGAGGAGAACACCATGAGCAGCACCGTGGAAATGAAGTGCGCGGGGATGAAGGCGAATGTCGCCCCCTTGCTCCACAGACCAGCCACCATGCCAATCGCATTCAGGGACAGCGCCAGCACCAGGGCAAAGCACACCAGCACTGCAATCTTCGCCCGCAGAAGCTGCCGCGGCCCCACGGGGCGGTGCAGGAGGATCTCCGCCTCCTCCTTCATGAAGAGCATGGTGCCTGCGTTCGCGGCGAGGGAGAGGCTGGCGAACATGAGCGTCCACGCGTGCAGCACACTGGCAAAGGCAAAGGTCTCCAGCGTGGGAGCGAGCACGGCGGGCACGATGCCGAAGACCCCGAACAACAGCATGGAGACACCCAGTCCCATGTTCTTCCGCGCCTGGTGAGAGGCGGCATGCTGCGCCGCGCGACCGCGGAAGAGCAGTTTCCAGAAGAGCCGCCGCAGCACCGCTTCCGTGGAGAGGACCTTCCCCGGCGAATCAAACAGCGCAGGACTGGTGGCGCGATCATGCATGGCGGCGTTTCCTGGTGTTCCCTCTCGATAGTTACATCACCGTTCCACCATGAGTTGCTTCGCGAAGTCCTGCGCCCGCGCCTCCAGATGCGTGAGGCCGGTGAGCTGGGTGAAGAGATGCTCCAGCGTGCCAGCTTGATGCTCCCGCACCAGCGCTCCGGGTTCGCCCTCCACCAGCAGCTTGCCCTGCGTCATGATGGCGATGCGATTGCACACGCGCTCCACGACATCGAGAATGTGCGAGCTGTACACGATGGTCTTGCCCTCGCGCGCCAGGGTCTCCAAGAGGGCCTTGAATCCCACGGCGGCGTTCGCATCCAGGCCATCCAGCGGCTCATCCAGGAACACCACGCGGGGGTTGTGCAGCAAAGCGGCAGTGATCACCACCTTGCGCTTCATGCCTTTGGAGTATGCGCCCAGCAGTTTCGTCTCCAGGGTGTGCCAGTCGAGTTCGAAGAAGTCCAAAAACTGGCGAATGCGTGGCTTCGCCTCCTGCTCGGAAATGCCGTAGAGGGCTGCCACCATCAGCAGAAACTCCAAGCCCGTGAGCGCTTCATACACCGCACCCGAGTCGGGCACGAAACCGAGCAGTCGTTTCGCGCCGATGGGATCCTCGGCCACATCCACGCCACAGATGGTCGCCGTGCCCGAGTCCGGTTTCAGCATGCCGGTAAGCATCTTCAGTGTGGTGGTCTTTCCCGCGCCGTTCGGCCCCAGGAGACCCACGATGATGCCGGAGGGCACCTCCATGGTGAGATTGTCCACCGCCGTCTGCGTGCCGAATCGCTTGGTGAGTCCGCGGATGGAGATCATGCGCGCCTACGATGCGCGGATTTCCCGGCGGGCGCAACCTTGGGGAACTTTTAGACGCGCCAAGGACAGGCATTGAGCACGATTTTGGGAAGGCCGGAGGCCCTTCGTCCACCTCGTGGAGCTTGGATTCGTCCGGTGCCTGACGTTCCTCTTGAGTTCTTGGGCGGTCACTTCTTTTCGGAGGAAGCGTGACATTCTGCATCCCGGCGGCTGGGGAGAGGCCCGATCTACGCCGCAGAGTCAGCTTGAGAGAACCCATTGAGCTAGTCAAGAAGGGCGACATTCACGACAGATCCAGATGCTGTGACGCGCAGCGTCCTTGGACTGCGCGCAGCCCTGCTGCCGCTTTCCTAAAGTGCAGCCTGCTGCACGCTGCACCGCGACGAAGTCGCCAAGTTCTTCGGAGATGTCACTTTGCGGGCAAGTGTCACCATCGCCACAGCAGGCTGTGGACTCTAGAGCGTTTTCTGTTTAATTTGTCGCAAACTGAGGATGATGCTAGAGTAGCTCATGAAGAGCTTCAGCATGGATCTGCGTAAGCGACTGGTGGCCGGTCGGCGACGGGGACAAAGCGCCGAGGAACTCGCGCGACTCTTTGGGGTTTCCAAACGCAGCGTCGAACGCTTCTGGAAGCGTCACTTGGAGGAGGGCACGGTGGAACCCAAGCAACGAGGTGGTTACCGCCGCTCCCGCCTGGAAGGACATGATGAGCTGTTGCATCAATGGATCTCCCAGCAACCTGATTTGAGCCTGGAGGAGATGAGCGAGCGTTTGAACAAGCAGTTGGACATCAACATCGGCACCACCGCCCTGTGGCATCGGCTGGAGAAGCTGGGCTTGAGCTATAAAAAAAACGCTGCACGCCGCCGAGCAAGAGCGGCCTGACTTGCAAGCGGCTCGCCAGCTCTGGCGTGAGCAGCAAAGCCAATGGGAAGGCCGCCACTTGGTCTTCTTGGACGAGACGGGACTCAATACCAAAATGAGCCGGTTGTATGGACGTTCGGCCAGTGGGCAGCGCTGCCGTTGTGCGGTGCCCTTTGGACATTGGCACACGGCGACTTTGGTGGTGGCGCTGCGTCAGGATCGCCTTTGTGCTCCGTGTGTGCTGGATGGACCCATGAACGGGTCTGCATTCCTAGCCTACATCGAACAGTTCTTGGCTCCGCAACTCACACCCGGTGACATTGTCATCTGCGACAATCTTGCCAGTCACAAGGTCAGCGGCGTGGCACAGGCGATCGAAGCACGAGGCGCACGCTTGATTTACCTGCCTGCGTACAGCCCCGACCTCAATCCCATTGAAATGGCTTTTGCCAAACTCAAAGCACATGTGCGCCATGCAGCACAGCGCACCTTTGAGGGCTTGGAAGCCGCCGTCGCGCAAGCTCTGGACATGTTCTCACCAGAACACTGCGCCAATTTCTTCCGCCATGCCAATTATGCGACAAATTAAATAGAAAATGCTCTAGAAAGCGGCAGCAGGGCTGCGCGCAGTCCAAGGCCTTCGGCACTATTTCTCTATCAATACCTGACGTTCATGCACTCTGCAGGGGCAACGAACACGGCAAGGTTGAAGGGTGGCTTCAACCGTCGACTCAGTGAAACAACAGCGGGGCGAATTCCGAGAGATAGCCGCGCCAGACAGGCCAGGTGTGGGCGCCCTCGGTGATGTGGAAATCGCGCTTCACGTGATGACGTTCCATGGCGACTTCGAATTCCTTGTACTGGGGAAGGTAGGGATCGTCGCTGCCGATTTGAAGCCAGAGGAGACGGCGGGACTTGGCCACGGAGGCGTCGTTCAGGGTGGTGGCGCAGCAGGAATCGACATCGGGAACCCAGGCGCTCATGCCGCCGATCCACGCAAAGAGTTCGGGATGACGCAGACCGGTGAAGAGGCTCTGGATGCCGCCCATGCTCAGGCCGCAGACGGCGCGGTGGTCGGCGTCCGGCCGGGTGCGGTAGTTCTTGTCGACATAGGGCACTACGGACTGCAGGAGATCGTTTTCAAATTCCTCCAAGTTGCGGCGACCGATGCCTTCCTCATCGTCCAGATCGGCGTGGCCATCGGGCATGACCACTAGCATGGGCTGTGCCTTGCCTTCAGCCAGGAGGTTGTCGAGGATCATGTGTGCGCGGCCGAACTCGGTCCAAGTCGCTTCCGTGTCGCCGGTGCCGTGGAAGAGATAGAGCACGGGGTAGTGCTTGGTGGGATTTGCATCGTAGCCGGGCGGCGTATAGACGCGGAGGCGGCGGAGACGCTCCAGCGGTTTGGAGCGGTAGTCGTGCAGGCGGATGGTGCCATGCGGTACATCCTGCCACTGGAAGGGCAGGGGATTGTCTGAGGTGACTTCCAGCAGGCTGGTCTCCGGAGAGCGCTCCGGCTTCATGCGCGGGTTCTCCGGGTCGAGCATCGCTTCACCGTCGACGATGAAGCTGTAGCCATAGATGCCCGGAGCGAGGGGCCCGACCGTGACCGACCATACGCCGTTCTTGTCCTTGGTCAGCTTAATGAGGGTGCGCTGGATGCCGCGCAGGTCCACCTTTTCGGCCTGGGGTGCTTCCAGGCGAAAGGTGACGCGGTGGAAGCGATCCACTTCCGGGGATTCGATGAGGGGAGGATCATCGGCGCGCATGACGCGGACAGGAGTGAAAACGGCAACAAACAGGGCACAGCAAAGCAACGGGAGGCATTGCGCGGCGCGGCACACATGGGGGAAGGCCATCTGAAAACCTAGCTTACGTCGGGCGAGGCGCAACGGGCACAGGGCGAAGCATACAGGGAAGGTCCACGTAGGGGCCGTAGCGGGAATCTTGGCGCTCGACCGGCTTCACTTTCTGGAAGGCGCCGGCGGCATGGAACGTTTTGCGGTTCTGAACTTTTCAGCGTGCTTTTTTTCCGCCCGTCTCTACACTCGCCCCTCTTTTTCAAACCATACTGCACCCAACCATGCCCACCCTTCCCAAACTTCACAATGCAATGTGGCCCGGACTCGTCGGCAAAGGCGATGGCGAAGGCCAGGAGCCGCCGATCAGCCTGGAGCGCATGCTCGAACTCACCGCCAACGCCGAGGTGAATGGCCAGAAGTTCGAAGGCATCGACTACTTCCTTTTCCTCCCACACACCAATCCCCAGGCCACCGATGATGAACTGAAAGGCATCGCCGATCTCATCGCCAGCAAGGGATTCGCCGTCGGTTCCCTCGTGGCTCCGGTGTGGCCCGGCACGGTGGGTGACTCCGCCATGGGTGATGACGCCGCGCAGGAAAAGTTCCTCGACGCCGTGAAAGTGGCCTGCCGCATCGCAGGCGTGTTCAACAAGCACGGCGTGCGCAAGTACGGCGTCATCCGCATCGACTCCGCCG
Protein-coding regions in this window:
- a CDS encoding esterase; protein product: MRADDPPLIESPEVDRFHRVTFRLEAPQAEKVDLRGIQRTLIKLTKDKNGVWSVTVGPLAPGIYGYSFIVDGEAMLDPENPRMKPERSPETSLLEVTSDNPLPFQWQDVPHGTIRLHDYRSKPLERLRRLRVYTPPGYDANPTKHYPVLYLFHGTGDTEATWTEFGRAHMILDNLLAEGKAQPMLVVMPDGHADLDDEEGIGRRNLEEFENDLLQSVVPYVDKNYRTRPDADHRAVCGLSMGGIQSLFTGLRHPELFAWIGGMSAWVPDVDSCCATTLNDASVAKSRRLLWLQIGSDDPYLPQYKEFEVAMERHHVKRDFHITEGAHTWPVWRGYLSEFAPLLFH
- a CDS encoding IS630 family transposase (programmed frameshift), with protein sequence MKSFSMDLRKRLVAGRRRGQSAEELARLFGVSKRSVERFWKRHLEEGTVEPKQRGGYRRSRLEGHDELLHQWISQQPDLSLEEMSERLNKQLDINIGTTALWHRLEKLGLSYKKKTLHAAEQERPDLQAARQLWREQQSQWEGRHLVFLDETGLNTKMSRLYGRSASGQRCRCAVPFGHWHTATLVVALRQDRLCAPCVLDGPMNGSAFLAYIEQFLAPQLTPGDIVICDNLASHKVSGVAQAIEARGARLIYLPAYSPDLNPIEMAFAKLKAHVRHAAQRTFEGLEAAVAQALDMFSPEHCANFFRHANYATN
- a CDS encoding ABC transporter ATP-binding protein translates to MISIRGLTKRFGTQTAVDNLTMEVPSGIIVGLLGPNGAGKTTTLKMLTGMLKPDSGTATICGVDVAEDPIGAKRLLGFVPDSGAVYEALTGLEFLLMVAALYGISEQEAKPRIRQFLDFFELDWHTLETKLLGAYSKGMKRKVVITAALLHNPRVVFLDEPLDGLDANAAVGFKALLETLAREGKTIVYSSHILDVVERVCNRIAIMTQGKLLVEGEPGALVREHQAGTLEHLFTQLTGLTHLEARAQDFAKQLMVER
- a CDS encoding 3-hydroxy-5-phosphonooxypentane-2,4-dione thiolase — its product is MADIQTSASDKKEKEYFTDIPQEAPGFFLKGSHQYDWGLKNRLSKVFNPKDGRTVMLAFDHGYFQGPTTGLERVDQTILPLEPYADCLMLTRGIQRSVIPASTTKAIALRASGGTSMVSPMEEWEGEVGDKKFKLQRPGFEPLSNESTALNIEEAIRLNASILAVQVFVGSAYERQSLKNMTDLVDAASRYGIGVMGVVAVGRAMARNAQYFRLATRIMAELGANVVKCYYTEEGFETITSCCPVPIVIAGGKKLPELDALKMSYNAIQQGANGVDMGRNIFQSDDPIAMMQAVRGVVHEGLTPEQGFQKYQDLKGKR